A genomic segment from Torulaspora delbrueckii CBS 1146 chromosome 3, complete genome encodes:
- the AVT5 gene encoding amino acid transporter (similar to Saccharomyces cerevisiae AVT5 (YBL089W) and AVT6 (YER119C); ancestral locus Anc_7.420), giving the protein MASSTRSGVITLLHTACGAGVLAMPYGFKPFGLIPGLLVIIFCALCSLGGLLLQAKVARYVPEKSASFFTLTQIINPNLSVIFDIAIAIKCFGVGVSYMIVVGDLTPQIASVFTSNHLLLDRNVHITLIMLFIVSPLCFLKRLSSLRYASLIALLSVAYLCVLIFIHFVWPSEEIHDLKGHVSLWIPHDETNPLTTLPIFVFAYTCHHNMFSVINEQKDTSFRHIKKVAIYAMFLALSLYLLIGGMGYLTFGDHIIGNIIKLYPQFASTTVGRIAIVLLVMLAFPLQCHPARASINHILFYLQEHLSQSKQNTRTDNTANAVDEASTLIVNGDQEYMIDELIEEDSANQPPVVPLHGRKFVIITIFLLLASYLLAISVSSLARVLAVVGSTGSTSISFILPGIFGYQLIGSEVDSGSLPFKTKLFKYAGLALAVWGVVVMATCLTATLTMNASH; this is encoded by the coding sequence ATGGCATCGAGCACTCGTTCAGGTGTCATTACACTATTGCATACGGCATGTGGTGCCGGAGTCTTAGCCATGCCCTATGGGTTCAAACCATTCGGACTTATACCCGGTTTGCTGGTGATAATCTTTTGTGCGTTATGTTCACTAGGAGGCCTACTGTTGCAAGCCAAGGTGGCTCGCTATGTCCCTGAGAAATCTGcatcttttttcactttgacCCAGATCATAAATCCAAACTTGAGTGTCATATTCGATATTGCGATAGCTATCAAATGTTTTGGTGTAGGAGTTTCCTATATGATTGTTGTTGGAGATCTGACGCCACAAATAGCGTCTGTATTTACATCAAATCATCTGTTGCTCGATAGGAATGTGCATATAACCCTTATCATGTTATTCATCGTTTCACCATTATGCTTTCTAAAAAGATTGAGCTCACTTAGGTACGCATCCTTAATCGCACTTCTGTCCGTGGCATACCTTTGTGTGTTGATATTTATACACTTTGTTTGGCCCtctgaagaaattcatGATCTTAAGGGACATGTCTCACTTTGGATTCCCCACGATGAGACTAATCCGTTGACTACGTTACCAATATTTGTGTTTGCCTACACCTGTCACCACAACATGTTTTCTGTGATTAATGAGCAAAAGGATACCTCATTCAGGCatatcaagaaagtggCAATCTATGCCATGTTCCTAGCTCTTTCACTCTATTTGCTTATTGGTGGTATGGGCTATCTGACATTCGGTGATCATATCATTGGAAACATTATTAAACTATACCCACAATTCGCATCTACGACTGTTGGAAGAATAGCCATTGTGCTACTTGTGATGCTGGCATTTCCCTTACAATGCCACCCAGCCAGAGCTTCGATTAATCATATTCTTTTCTACTTGCAAGAACATCTGTCCCAGTCCAAGCAGAACACAAGGACTGATAACACTGCAAATGCAGTGGATGAAGCATCGACTTTGATTGTTAATGGTGATCAAGAATATATGATTGATGAACTTATCGAGGAAGACTCTGCTAATCAGCCTCCGGTTGTCCCACTGCATGGCAGAAAATTTGTCATCATTACGATTTTTCTCCTACTGGCATCATACCTACTAGCGATCTCCGTGTCCTCGCTTGCCCGTGTGCTAGCAGTGGTTGGTTCCACAGGCTCAACCtcgatttctttcatcCTCCCGGGTATATTCGGCTACCAATTGATAGGCTCAGAAGTCGACTCGGGGTCTCTACCATTCAAGACAAAACTGTTCAAATATGCAGGCCTGGCGCTTGCAGTTTGGGGTGTTGTCGTTATGGCCACCTGTTTGACAGCTACACTAACCATGAATGCTTCCCATTAG
- the MRP21 gene encoding mitochondrial 37S ribosomal protein bS21m (similar to Saccharomyces cerevisiae MRP21 (YBL090W); ancestral locus Anc_7.421), whose product MLRSTCHSNLSLNVMRNTRLFSVGRIINQDFPSFDHSLLNPLSSKNPTSKSDQLSQSLNHDHKQKSKPSSNVPRGFAEFAHNPRDDALGSRLTGVVAGRTVNVFNSDTSNAFRQLNGIMFANKIPQDSRNQRFYMKPGKVAELKKSQRHRRDFMKGFKRLIEIVKDAKRKGY is encoded by the coding sequence ATGCTCAGATCTACTTGCCACTCCAATTTGTCCCTCAATGTTATGAGAAACACTAGATTGTTCAGCGTTGGTCGTATAATCAATCAGGACTTTCCGTCATTCGATCATTCACTGCTGAACCCTCTTTCGAGCAAGAACCCTACATCCAAGAGTGACCAACTCTCCCAGAGTCTGAATCACGATCACAAGCAGAAATCCAAACCTAGTTCTAATGTACCACGCGGATTTGCTGAGTTTGCACATAATCCAAGGGACGATGCCCTGGGCTCAAGATTGACAGGTGTCGTCGCTGGAAGAACAGTAAATGTTTTTAACAGTGATACTTCCAACGCTTTCAGACAACTCAATGGTATAATGTTTGCCAACAAGATCCCACAGGATAGCAGAAACCAACGGTTTTACATGAAACCAGGTAAAGTGGCAGAATTAAAGAAATCACAAAGGCATAGGAGAGACTTTATGAAGGGTTTCAAGAGACTGATTGAAATCGTTAAGGACGCCAAGAGGAAGGGCTATTAA
- the MAP2 gene encoding methionine aminopeptidase (similar to Saccharomyces cerevisiae MAP2 (YBL091C); ancestral locus Anc_7.422), which yields MHDQLKKVENEVNELTVEPKESVTNTVEEPAAAESDTEGDATKTKKKKKKRSKKKNNNIKDITTFYPDGVYPEGEWLNYGQDFNLARTTDEEQRYLKRSKENEQHWNDVRKGAEIHRRVRHNVQNKLQPGMSLTDIANIIENATRKFTGAEDLNTMENPTSQGIGFPTGLSLNHCAAHFTPNAGDTTILRREDVMKVDIGVQVNGNIVDSAWTVTFDHQYDNLLTAVREATYTGIRESGIDVRLTDIGEAIQEVMESYEVEINGKTYAVKPCRNLCGHNIGPYRIHGGKSVPIVKNGDNTKMEEGEHFAIETFGTTGRGYVVPGGEVSHYAKNTDSSAIPSLTKAKQLLHTIDRNFGTLPFCRRYLDRLGEDKYLFALNNLVKQGIVQDYPPLNDVHGSYTAQFEHTILLHPHKMEVVSKGDDY from the coding sequence ATGCATGATCAACTAAAGAAGGTTGAAAATGAGGTTAATGAACTAACTGTTGAGCCAAAGGAATCAGTGACGAATACAGTGGAGGAGCCAGCCGCTGCCGAGTCGGATACAGAGGGGGATGCAACCAAGaccaaaaagaagaagaagaagagatctaagaagaaaaataaCAATATCAAGGACATCACGACGTTTTATCCCGATGGAGTATACCCCGAAGGTGAATGGCTAAACTACGGTCAGGACTTTAACTTGGCACGTACCACTGATGAGGAGCAGAGATACTTGAAGAGAAGTAAGGAAAATGAGCAACACTGGAATGATGTGAGGAAGGGTGCTGAGATCCATCGTCGTGTTAGACACAATGTTCAGAACAAACTTCAGCCGGGAATGTCTTTAACAGACATCGCCAACATCATCGAGAATGCAACGAGGAAGTTTACAGGTGCAGAGGATTTGAATACGATGGAGAATCCGACTAGTCAGGGGATTGGTTTCCCAACGGGTCTCTCATTGAACCACTGTGCGGCTCATTTTACACCTAACGCGGGGGACACAACTATTCTAAGACGTGAAGACGTTATGAAGGTTGATATCGGTGTGCAAGTTAATGGTAACATCGTTGACTCGGCCTGGACGGTAACTTTCGACCACCAGTACGACAATTTGCTTACTGCGGTCAGAGAGGCCACGTACACTGGTATTCGTGAGTCTGGTATCGATGTAAGACTCACTGACATCGGTGAAGCGATCCAAGAAGTCATGGAATCCTACGAAGTAGAGATAAATGGCAAAACCTACGCTGTCAAGCCCTGTAGGAATTTATGCGGTCACAATATCGGCCCCTACAGGATCCACGGTGGTAAATCTGTGCCCATTGTCAAGAACGGCGACAACACCAAGatggaagaaggtgagCACTTCGCCATCGAAACTTTCGGTACCACCGGTCGTGGTTACGTGGTACCGGGAGGCGAAGTCTCGCATTACGCTAAGAACACTGACTCGTCTGCGATCCCATCGCTCACAAAAGCCAAGCAATTGCTCCATACGATTGACAGAAATTTTGGCACACTACCATTCTGTCGCAGATATCTCGACAGGCTCGGAGAAGACAAGTACTTGTTTGCATTGAACAATCTAGTGAAGCAGGGAATTGTTCAGGACTATCCGCCGCTAAACGACGTGCACGGCTCCTACACAGCGCAATTCGAACACACCATACTACTGCATCCGCATAAGATGGAAGTGGTCTCCAAGGGTGACGACTATTAG